TAGAAAGCAATGGGTTGGCTTTGAAGGATCTCCTTTTATCTTAAATGCCAGTTTCCAAGGTTCTATAAAAAATAGAGGAAAAATTGGATTGGGAGGTTCTATCCTTTCAGAAAATGTGGGAATTACAAATCGTTTAGGAATCTATATTAATTATGCCCAACATTTTAGACTTTTTAAAGATGTAAAATTAGGCCTAGGAGTTCGTCCTGGATTTATGCAGTATAGTGCCAAATTATATAAAGCAATTTTAGCGGATGAGGATGATAAAACTTTGACAGGTAACACCTACTCCGGAAGCGCTTTTGATGTAGATATGGGATTCAATGTGTATTCACCCAAATTTTTCTTCATGGCTTCTTTTAATAATATATTGAGAGATGCTATTCGTTTCGCACCTTACAATTCAAACTTAACTATGCACATCAATGTGATTGCAGGATACAATATTAAATTCCCTAAAAAGAAGTTTGAATTACAACCAAGTTTGATGTTAAAGTATTCTAAACCTGTTCCTTTGCAATTATGTGCTATGTTAAAAGCTACATATAATGACATGGTATGGGTAGGACTCTTAATGAGAACCAATGATGCTGTAGGCATATCTGCTGGTGCAAAGATTAAAGATCAGCTTTGGATCTCATATTCTTATGATTATACTTTGGGAAGATTGATTGGATACCAAACTGGTTCACATGAAATTGGATTATCCATTTTAATCAATAATAAGAAGAAATCTCTTTCTGAAAAAGATGAAGAGCTAAATAATAGTATTATGGATTCTAATAAGAAAAATATTAAATAAAAATTGACTTTGCTATGAAACATATATTCATAATTTTATCGATATTATTTGTTCTAATAGGAACAAAGTCTGCAAATGCCCAGATTGATACGGTTTTCTGGTTTTCAGCTCCTTGGTTAACGCCAGATCATACCAATCAAAAACCGATGGCATTCCATATTTCTACGTTTAATAACCCAACTACTGTTCGTATAAAACAGCCAGCAGGAACTTACGATACCACTATCGTAATCCCTCCAAATACGCTCTTCTCAAAGTATGTTAGTTTTATGATTAATCAAGTAGAAACGAAACCTGCCAATACAGTGTTAAGCACAGGTTTTAGATTCACTTCTGATTATCCTATTACAGTGGTGTATGATATCATTACAGCACCTACAACATATTATAATCCTGAAACATACTCATTGAAAGGACAGAATGGATTAGGAAAGGAATTCGTGTTACCATTCCAAACATTATGGCATAATAGACCTTCCACTGCTGATAATAATGGAGATGGTGTTATTACTCAACCTTACCAGCAATTTTCAGTTGTTGCTTCAGAAGATAATACGACGGTTTATATAACACCCAAAACGGATATTGTGGGGCACCCTGCTAACGTAACCTTTAGTGTTTTCCTACCTTTTAAAGGAAATACATGGACAGGTCAAAATATTTATCAAGAGGTTCAAAACCCAGGTCAAAATCTCGCTGGAACAATTGTAGTTTCTGATAAGCCGATATCTATAACAGTCTGTGAAGACTCAGTGCAACCTGCTGGAGGTTGTGCCGATGAATTAGGCGACCAGATTGTGCCGGTTGATGTTGTTGGAAATGAGTATATTGTAAACAGAGGCTTCTTAAATGCAGCAGTTCTTGAATCTTTCTTTGTAGTAGCAACTGAAAACTTTACATCTGTGACAATAAATGACGGAATAGTTACAAATGTGTTATTAAACAAAGGAGATACCTATCCGTATAATATACAACAACCACTGACGCATATTCAAACTGATAAGTCAGTGTATTTATACCACATGTCAGGATATGGATGTGAGTTAGGATCAGCGCTACTTCCACCTTTAAACTGTGCGGGTTCAGATCAAGTGAGTTTTGCTCGTGCAAATGGACAAAGTTTCCTTTTAAATATTCTTTGTAAAGGTGGTACGGAAGGTGCATTCCAATTAAATGGGAATCCTGCTTTAATTCCTGCTAGCGCTTTCGCTCCTGTACCTGGAACAGGTGGGGCATGGATGGGAGCTCAGATTAGTTTTACAACTGCTCAAGTACCTGTAGGAACTGCAAATACTGTTACAAACTCTATGGATAATTTCGCATTAGGTGTTATTAATGGTGGACCTTCGACAGGTTGTTTGTATCACTATTTATCTTCATTTTTACGACGTGTATATACAGACGCCGGAGAAGATACTACTTTGTGTTCCGGAATTAATTCTATCGATTTAATTGGATCTGTTAAAGGGGGAGTAACTACAGGTGAATGGTCTGTTTTAGATGGTTCTGGGACTATTGCTGATATCTCTAATCTTTCTACAACATATTCCCCAACAGTGAGTGACTTCGCTCAAGGTGAACTAACATTCGTTTTAACATCTACAGGAAACTGTACTCCTGTAACAGATACCATGAAAGTATTTTTTATACAACCACCAGAAGTTAGCACTGGAGCAGATATGACTTATTGTAGAAATAATATTGGTGCCATCCCTGTTAGTGGAACACTTAACTTTGCGATAGGTTCTACATGGTATGGTGGAAATGGTGGATCTTTTGCAAACTCAGGAAATTTATCAACTACATATACTCCTTCACCAACAGATATTGCTCAAGATAGTATAGTTCTTTATCTAGAATCTCAGGGTAGTTTATATAATTGTCCAAATGATATCGACTCAGTTGTCATTCATTTTACCGATGAACCTTCCGTTTTTGCAGGAACTGATATTTATGTTTGTTCAAGTGTAAGTCAAGTATCTCTCAATGGTTTAGTGAGTGGTGGTGCTACAACAGGAGTATGGAGTACAGGAGGATCTGGATCCTTCTCTCCTTCAGAATTTAATTTATCTACTGATTATATTATTACTGCAGCAGATACTACTTCGGGCCAAGTTAAGATATATCTGACTTCTACCAATAATGGAAATTGTATCGCAGCTATGGATAGTATTGTAATTAATATTTATAGTAAACCAGTGGTTGAAATAACTTCCCAAGATTCTATTTGTTCTAACTTACCTATCTTAAATTTAGATGGTATAGTCTCTCTAGGATTTAATGCGGTATGGTCTGTAGATGGTTTAGGTACTATTGCAGATCCAAACTCTTTAAATACTTTTTATACATTAAATCCATTAGATGCTAATAATGGATATATCACAGTATATCTTACTACTGATGCTACTGTTTGTCCGAGTGAAGTAGATTCTATTCAAGTGTACTTTATTGCCCCTCCAGTTGTAGATGCTGGTTCAGATTTAGCAATCTGTCAGAATGAACCAGTTGCCTTAAATGGTTCTATTTCTGGTCCTAATTCGGGCGGGGTGTGGAATACGTTAGGAACAGGTAGTTTTGTTCCTGGTAATAATTTCTTAAATACATATTATTATCCATCTGCATTGGATGTAGCTAATGGAAGCGTAACACTTGTGTTATCTTCTTTGGGTGATTTTGGCTGTGCACCAGATAACGACAATATGGTGATAACTTTCAAACCTATCCCAGCGGCTGATTTTAGTAATAATACTGCTTGCGAGGGGAATAATACAAGCTTCCAAGATGCATCAACTACTTCTACAGGCTCTATCACGGGTTGGGCATGGGATTTTGGTGATGGAGGCAATTCTATTATAAATAATCCACAACATGTGTATCCCGGATATGGAGATTATACAGTTACCTTGGTTGCCACTGGCTCTAATGGTTGTACAGATACGGTACAAAGACAGATTTATGTAAATCCGGCACCTGATGTAGCTTTTTCATATTCTACACCTTGTGTAAATATGCCGATTAAATTTACAGATAAATCTACAATTCCTGTAGGAAGTGTGGTTGCTTGGAACTATAGCTTTGGAAATGGAGATAATAGCTCACAGCAGAACCCAACTTACACGTATTATTCTTCTGCTGATTATGGAGTAACTTTAACTGTGACTTCAGATGTGGGATGTACGGCTTCAACAACTTATTCTATTTTCGTTAATCCTGCACCAGATGCTGAATTTACAATGGACCCAAATCCTGCTATGGCGATGGAAAGTGTTGATTTTATTGATCAATCCGTAGGTACCGGTATTTCTGGTTGGTTGTGGAATTTTGGGGATGAACAAGGTGATAATACACAGCATCCTACACATGTTTATACAGATGGAGGCACATATAATGTATTCTTAGTAGTTACTGATGCAAACGGATGTGTAGATACAGCTTTCCATGAAATGGTTATTGGTTTGATGCCTAATCTTCCTTCCGGATTCTCACCGAATGGAGATGGTGAGAATGATGTGTTTATTATTAGAGGAGGCCCTTTCAATAATGTGATTTTCCAGGTATTTAATAACTGGGGAGAATTATTATTTGAGACACATGATTCCAAAGAGGGATGGGATGGAACTTATAAGGGTCAACCAGTACCTGTAGGAGTATATACCTGGGTAATGAAAGTGGAATTATTTGGAGGAAAAATGGTTAATAAATCTGGAGACGTTACTTTACTACGATGATTAGAAAGATAAGAAATATAGTAATAGCATTAGTTTTTATCCCTGTAATTGGGGTAAAAGCGCAGGATTTCCACCTGTCTATGTATGATGCTGCACCTATTTATTTAAATCCTGCAATGACGGGTTTATTTGAAGGCTCATGGAGATTACATGCACAGTATAGAGATCAATGGAGAGCAGTGAATTTCAAACCTTATAATACTGCTTTATTAAGTTTTGATGCTTCTTACAAGAAATGGGGATTTGGAGTTCAATTTGCTAATTATAGAGCTGGTGCTGGAAATTTTAATATTTTCCAAGGCTTACTCTCAGTGGCATATAATGTTCCTCTAGGAGCTAAGAAAGCACATAATCTAGCCTTTGGAGTTCAGGGAGGTGTTACTAATAAATCTGTTCAGTATCAGTTGTTGACTTTTGATAACCAATACACTACAGCTAATGGAGGTGGTTTTGATCAGACTATGCCTAGTGGAGAAGTATTTGATGTTCAATCTAGATATACTCCAATTGTAAACTTTGGTATGTTATACTATTTCTCTAAACAAGAAAGCAGATTGAATCCATTTGTTGGAGTTTCTGCATTTAATTTAATCAATCCGAATGAATCTTTCTTTGGTGATAAAGCTAAATATCCATTTAGATTCTATGGACATGCGGGAGTTCGTATTAACATCACAGAACTATTTTATATTGTACCTAAGGTGTTAGTAATGAATCAGGATAAGTTTTTTGAACAAACGTATGCTCTTGATTTGGGTTATTATATTTCTTCATCTGATTTATACCTTTTGGGAGGACTTGTATATAGGAATGCGGATGCAATGGTATTCTCTTTAGGTTTAAAGATTAGTAATATCACTGCAAAATTTGCTTACGATGTAAATATGTCTAGGCTTACAAATACATCTTCAGGAAAAGGAGCTTACGAGATTTCATTAACGTATGTATTCTCTAAAAAGAAGAGAAAGGAATATGAAAAGATTTGTCCAAGATTATAAAAAATTGAATTCATGAATACACGATATTTATCCATACATAAATCCCTATTAATCTTAGCAGCAATTTTCTTTTCCATGTTGTCCTATGGACAATCAAAAAAAGTATGGCTGCAATATGCGGACGATTTCTTTAAGAAGGGAGATTATATTACAGCATTAAAATATTACGAGAGAATTTATAGTGATTCTTCTATTAATGAGAGTGGTGTGCTTCCTTATGAGGTGGGGACTACTAGCCAAAAATTAAAAGATAAAAAACCAAAAAATGATTCCGTAGTTAAAGTTCCTTTTAAAGACTATATCGATCACCAGATTGCAGTTTGTCACCAAAAGACTTATGATTATAAACGTGCTGCAGAACATTTTAAAGAAACAGCCAATAGCTCCTATTATCCTGCTGATCGATATGAATATGCAGACGCTTTAATGAAAATGCGAGAATATGATCAAGCTATTCAAAACTTTAAAGCGTATGCAGAAAGTCCTAACCATACAGATTCTCTTGCTATTCTAGCCGCACAACGTATAGTCGCATGTAAATATGCTTTAGATGATGAACATTACGAGAAAGAAATTATTGTGGAGATGGCTGACACCAATATCTTTAATAAAGGAACAGCATCTTTTGGGGTAATGTTTTTTGGCTCTGAAGATAGAATCATGTTCGCTTCTGCACGTGAGGATGGTGTAATTCTAGACCCAAACAAACAGGATTCTCGTTATTTGATGGACTTGTATTGGACTCAAAGGGATGATGTTGATGATCCTTGGGAGACTGCTAAGAACTTTGGTCGTCCGCTAAATGGAGCTGTAAATGATGCATCCGGTACTTATAATGGAAATAATGTAATCATTTATAATCGTTGGGAAAACGAAAACCCAAATGGTGTTTCTATGTACCTAGGGAGAATGTTAGATTTTAAATTCTTTGAATCATATAAATTAGATTCTGTGATTAATTATCCAGGATCCCAAAATATTAATCCATATGTTACCGAAGATGGAAAATGGCTTTACTTCTCAAGTAATAGACCTGGAGGTAAAGGAGGTTTTGATATTTGGAGAATTAAAATTGATGCTACAGGACTCCCAAGTGGCACTCCTGAAAACCTAGGATATCCAGTAAACACTGAATTTGATGAAAAGACTCCTTTCTATCATTCAATTGGTAATATTTTATATTTCAGTTCAACGGGGCATAATTCAATAGGAGGTTTAGATATCTTCCAAAGTAAATTTAATTTGGATGATAGTACATTCATGGCTCCAACTAATATGGGTGAACCAATTAACTCTAGCCAAGATGATGCTTATCTCATTTGGGACAAAAACATGAAACATGGTTTTTTCTCTAGTGATAGAGAACCTTGTGAAGCCGGACATTGCTATGATATTTATACGATTGAAAATGCTCCTATTCGTATATATATAGAGGGGTATGTTTATGATATGGCTACCAACGAGATTATCCCAGGCGCATCTTTGACTTTTAAGGATGTAAGAGGTACTATCCCAGATTTCACACTTACTTCTGATGCAAAAGGGTTTTATCATACGGAATTAATCCAGCAGTCTGAAATATTTATTGTGGCTAAAAAGAAAGATTATTTTGCAGATGCTACCAATATTGATACGCGAAATATTACAAAATCAACTACACTAAAGCACGATTTTTATTTGGAGCAAATTCCACAGGATGAAATTAAAATTGAAGGAATTGAGTATGATTTCGATTCTGCGAATTTACGCCCAAAATCTAAGGAAGTATTGGATAAACTGTATGAATTTATTAAGCTAAATGATAATCTAACGATTCAGATTAACTCTCATACGGATTGTAGAGGTTCTGATACCTATAACCAAAAACTCTCTCAAAGAAGAGCTCAGTCTTGTGTGGATTACCTTGTAAAAGAGAAAGGTATTGAAAAAGAAAGATTGATTGCAATTGGTTATGGTGAATCTAGACCAGCTTATAGAACAGATGAGAATGGTCGAGTTGTGTTGGATGAAAGTGGAAATAAAATTCCATTAACTGAAGCATATATCAATTCTATTCCATCTAAAGACGAACAAGAAGAATTACACCAAAGAAATCGTAGAACTGCTTTTGAGGTAATTAATCAAAAATAATAAGTAAGATAACTATACAGAACTCCTTCATAGAAAGGAGTTTTTTTTTTAAAAATTATTTAAAAATGAATATTCTTTGATGCTATAAATACTGAGAGACAAAAATTATTTGCATTTTTGTTCTACTAGAATAAATAAAATGAGAAAAATAACAATAAGCTTAATTGCTATAGGATTTCTTTATTCCTGCGGAACCACAAAAAAAGAATCATCAAATACCATAAATCCTTCTACACAAACAACTGTTCAATCTGACCAAAAAGAAGAAGTTAGAATTACAGAACGACCTTTATATCAGGCGACAAGTACAGTGTCCACAGATATTAAACATACTAAATTGGAAGTTAATTTTAATTGGGCTGAATCTCAAATGAATGGTTTGGCAACTATTACATGTTCTCCGCATTTTTATCCATCTGATAGTTTAATCCTAGATGCTAAATCTATGGAGATTAAGTCGGTTAAGTTGAATGATAAGAGCTTAAATTTCCGATATAATAAGAAAATGCTTCGTATTGGATTAGATAAAACCTATTCAAAGAACGATACATATAGTGTTGTAATTGATTATATCTCTAAGCCAGAAGAAAAAGAAGAGGGAGGCTCTGCTGCTATTTCCAGTGATAAAGGTTTATATTTCATAAATCCACGTAATGAACGTAAAGGACAAATGCCTCAAATTTGGACACAAGGTGAAACAGAATCGAATTCTGTTTGGTTTCCTACTATTGATAAACCCAATCAAAAAACTAGCTTTGAAATATTCATTACAGTTGAAAATAAGTATAAGACGCTATCTAATGGTACCTTATTATCTTCCCAAATAAATAATGACGGTACTAGAACAGATCACTGGAAACAAGACTTACCTCATGCTCCATATCTTTGTATGTTAGCAGTAGGTGAATTTTCTATAATTGAAGATTCATATACCAAAAACGACGGGTCAAAAATTCCGGTTAATTACTATGTTGAACCTGAATGGGCTCCGTATGCCAAAGATATCTTTGGTGAAACTCCTGCTATGATTAAATTCTTTTCAGATATATTGGGGGTAGAATATCAATGGGATAAATACCATCAGATTGTGGTGAGAGAATATGTTTCGGGAGCCATGGAAAATACGGGAGCAGTAGTTTTTGGTGATTTTGCCTATAAAACAAGAAGAGAATTAATTGATGAAAATGACCAGAGTACGATTGCACATGAACTTTTCCACCATTGGTTTGGAGATTTAGTTACTGCAGAAAGCTGGTCTAATCTTCCTTTGAATGAATCTTTTGCTAACTATTCGCAGTATCTATGGGATGAACACCGATATGGTGTGGATGAAGCAGATTACAATGCAGAAATAGAAGCAAATGGATATTATGCATCTGCACAGCAAGTAGGATATCATGATATGGTTTGGTTTGGATACGATAGTAGGGAAGAAATGTTCGATGGACATTCTTATAATAAAGGAGGAAGAATACTCCATATGTTACGTACCTATGTAGGTGATGAAGCATTCTTTGCTAGCTTAAAAGATTATCTAGAAACCAATAAATTTGGTGCAGCTGAAATGGATAATTTACGCTTGTCTTTTGAGAAAATTACTGGAGAAGACTTGAATTGGTTCTTTAATCAGTGGTTTTTTGCTTCCTACCACCCTGAATTAACTGTCACACCTACCGTCAATGGGAATGAGGTTACCTTAAAAGTTGAACAGAAACAAGATTTGAGTAAAGCGCCCATTTATAGGTTGCCGCTTAAAGTTGGTATATATGCAAATAATCAGAAGAAAACGTTTAATATAATAGTAGATAAGGTCAACTCTGAATTTACTTTTCCGTTTGAAGGAGAACTTCAGAATGTAGTTTTTGATGAAGATAGAGCACTTTTAGGTAAAATTAAATTTGAAAAACCGCGTGAATGGTATATACATCAATATTATCATGCACCTAAATTTATAGATAGGAAAGAGGCTGTTGTAAATGGAAGTAAACTAAAATCTGAAGATTCTTATAAGATGATAGCTGATGCCTTGAACGATAAATTCTGGGATATCCGTAGCCAAGCATTATCTCGCTTCTTAAAAATGAGTGACGAATCTGTGTCTGGGCTGTATGCAAAGATAGTGGATATGGCGCAACATGATGAGAACCCAGCTGTAAGAGCTTCTGCAATTTTAATTCTTACAAATAAATTCTATACAACTACTTCAAATAAAGAACAGATTAATTCTGTTTATGAGCACGCTATCCAGCAAGACAGCTCTTATTCTGTAGTAGCTCAGGCATTGGGTGGTATGACAAATTCCCCTGAGGGAATAAAGAAGGCATTGGAGTTATGTAAAGGACTTGAAAAAGAAAACTCCTCTTCCATGAAGGCGTCTATAGTAAACATTTATACTAGCTATGGAGATACTTCTGATATACGCTTTGTAATTAATACGTTGAAGAACGGAGAAATTACAGGATATAATTCTATTGGAGCAATTTCTGGTTTTTCTCATTTCTTTGCTGAACAAGATTTTGCTTTCCAAAATAAGAATTTCGATGTCTTTGAGGTAATTTCTAAAGATGGAGGAGCTTATTCTCGAGCAGTACTCCCATACGTTTTGATTGGCTTACAACGTAATACAGATAGCCAAATTGAATATATGGAAGGACAACTTTCTGATAAAAGCGTTAGTCAGGTAGAAAAAGATGCTATTCGTATTCATTTAGAAGAAGCGAAGAAGTTATCTACAAGAATACAGAAGCTGATAAACAAATAAGAGTTTAATTTATTTCTTTTGAAAAGGCATGGGAATATATTCCGATGCCTTTTCTATCTTTGCACCATGATTAATATAGAACGTTTAGGAGTTTTCTTACCACAAGGTTATTTGTTTAAAGATGTTAATCTTCAAATTAATATAGGTGATAAAATAGGATTGGTAGGAAAAAATGGAGCAGGAAAGTCAACTTTATTAAAACTTTTAGCAGGGAAAGAACGTCCTTCAGAAGGAAGTATCCATAAATCAAAAGATATTACGATTGGATTCTTGACCCAAGATATTGAAATAGATACTAACCAATCTGTGTTTGAATATTTGGATCATTCTAATCCTAAACTCAATAAGATTAGAACAGGAATTGATGATATTAATCACCAATTAGTTACGCGTACCGATTATGAGAGCGATTCCTATTTATCTTTACTGGACGACTTGAGTGAATTTAATCAACAATTCCAAGTACTAGATGGGTATCAATGGGAGGAGAAGATTATTACTACTCTGCAAGGATTGGGATTTCAAGATAGCGCAATTCATAAGTCCTTAAATGAATTTTCAGGAGGTTGGAAGATGAGAGCAGAGTTAGCCAAAATCTTAGTAAATAACCCGTCTGTAATTTTATTGGATGAGCCAACCAATCACTTGGATATAATCTCCATCCAGTGGCTGGAAACCTATCTTAAAAAATATGATGGAGCTGTTATTACTATCTCTCACGACCGATACTTCTTGGATAATGTGACAAAGAGAACGTTAGAAATTACAAATGGAAAAATCTTAAATTTCCCTTATCCGTATTCTATTTATAAAGAGAAACGTGCAGAAGAATTAGAAATCTTAAAGAATGCTCAAAAACAGCAAGAGAAAGAGATTAAAAGAACGGAAGAGCTAATTGATAAATTTAGAGCAAAATCGAGTAAGGCCGCTTTTGCTCAATCGCTTATAAAGAAGCTAGAGAAGACAGAACGTATTGAAATTGAGTCTGATGCAGTTGCAAAAATGAGAATTTCTTTTCCACTAAGTGTGCAACCTGGAAAGGTAGTACTCGATATGGAAGATCTAGGAAAGAGCTACGGTGATTTAACTTTATTTAAAGGAGTTAACTTGTCTGTAGGAAGAGGAGAGAAGATTGCTTTATTAGGTCCAAATGGTGTTGGTAAGTCAACCCTCTTAAAGCGTATCATGAAAGTGGAAGATGGAGAAGGAACGGTAAATTATGGACATAATGTGAACCTTACTTATTTTGCTCAAGATCAAGTAAATCAGTTAGACCCTAATAAAACTGTTTTTGATACTGTGGATGATATTGCAGAAGGAGAAATTCGTAAACAGTTGCGATCAATTTTAGGAGCGTTCTTATTTAGTGGAGAAGATAT
The DNA window shown above is from Brumimicrobium sp. and carries:
- a CDS encoding PorP/SprF family type IX secretion system membrane protein; the protein is MKNLLYSTTFIILLVSGISYGQQQGVYSNFLMNNYYYNPAIAGSTPSSELNLGVRKQWVGFEGSPFILNASFQGSIKNRGKIGLGGSILSENVGITNRLGIYINYAQHFRLFKDVKLGLGVRPGFMQYSAKLYKAILADEDDKTLTGNTYSGSAFDVDMGFNVYSPKFFFMASFNNILRDAIRFAPYNSNLTMHINVIAGYNIKFPKKKFELQPSLMLKYSKPVPLQLCAMLKATYNDMVWVGLLMRTNDAVGISAGAKIKDQLWISYSYDYTLGRLIGYQTGSHEIGLSILINNKKKSLSEKDEELNNSIMDSNKKNIK
- a CDS encoding PKD domain-containing protein, whose amino-acid sequence is MKHIFIILSILFVLIGTKSANAQIDTVFWFSAPWLTPDHTNQKPMAFHISTFNNPTTVRIKQPAGTYDTTIVIPPNTLFSKYVSFMINQVETKPANTVLSTGFRFTSDYPITVVYDIITAPTTYYNPETYSLKGQNGLGKEFVLPFQTLWHNRPSTADNNGDGVITQPYQQFSVVASEDNTTVYITPKTDIVGHPANVTFSVFLPFKGNTWTGQNIYQEVQNPGQNLAGTIVVSDKPISITVCEDSVQPAGGCADELGDQIVPVDVVGNEYIVNRGFLNAAVLESFFVVATENFTSVTINDGIVTNVLLNKGDTYPYNIQQPLTHIQTDKSVYLYHMSGYGCELGSALLPPLNCAGSDQVSFARANGQSFLLNILCKGGTEGAFQLNGNPALIPASAFAPVPGTGGAWMGAQISFTTAQVPVGTANTVTNSMDNFALGVINGGPSTGCLYHYLSSFLRRVYTDAGEDTTLCSGINSIDLIGSVKGGVTTGEWSVLDGSGTIADISNLSTTYSPTVSDFAQGELTFVLTSTGNCTPVTDTMKVFFIQPPEVSTGADMTYCRNNIGAIPVSGTLNFAIGSTWYGGNGGSFANSGNLSTTYTPSPTDIAQDSIVLYLESQGSLYNCPNDIDSVVIHFTDEPSVFAGTDIYVCSSVSQVSLNGLVSGGATTGVWSTGGSGSFSPSEFNLSTDYIITAADTTSGQVKIYLTSTNNGNCIAAMDSIVINIYSKPVVEITSQDSICSNLPILNLDGIVSLGFNAVWSVDGLGTIADPNSLNTFYTLNPLDANNGYITVYLTTDATVCPSEVDSIQVYFIAPPVVDAGSDLAICQNEPVALNGSISGPNSGGVWNTLGTGSFVPGNNFLNTYYYPSALDVANGSVTLVLSSLGDFGCAPDNDNMVITFKPIPAADFSNNTACEGNNTSFQDASTTSTGSITGWAWDFGDGGNSIINNPQHVYPGYGDYTVTLVATGSNGCTDTVQRQIYVNPAPDVAFSYSTPCVNMPIKFTDKSTIPVGSVVAWNYSFGNGDNSSQQNPTYTYYSSADYGVTLTVTSDVGCTASTTYSIFVNPAPDAEFTMDPNPAMAMESVDFIDQSVGTGISGWLWNFGDEQGDNTQHPTHVYTDGGTYNVFLVVTDANGCVDTAFHEMVIGLMPNLPSGFSPNGDGENDVFIIRGGPFNNVIFQVFNNWGELLFETHDSKEGWDGTYKGQPVPVGVYTWVMKVELFGGKMVNKSGDVTLLR
- a CDS encoding PorP/SprF family type IX secretion system membrane protein encodes the protein MIRKIRNIVIALVFIPVIGVKAQDFHLSMYDAAPIYLNPAMTGLFEGSWRLHAQYRDQWRAVNFKPYNTALLSFDASYKKWGFGVQFANYRAGAGNFNIFQGLLSVAYNVPLGAKKAHNLAFGVQGGVTNKSVQYQLLTFDNQYTTANGGGFDQTMPSGEVFDVQSRYTPIVNFGMLYYFSKQESRLNPFVGVSAFNLINPNESFFGDKAKYPFRFYGHAGVRINITELFYIVPKVLVMNQDKFFEQTYALDLGYYISSSDLYLLGGLVYRNADAMVFSLGLKISNITAKFAYDVNMSRLTNTSSGKGAYEISLTYVFSKKKRKEYEKICPRL
- a CDS encoding OmpA family protein, with product MNTRYLSIHKSLLILAAIFFSMLSYGQSKKVWLQYADDFFKKGDYITALKYYERIYSDSSINESGVLPYEVGTTSQKLKDKKPKNDSVVKVPFKDYIDHQIAVCHQKTYDYKRAAEHFKETANSSYYPADRYEYADALMKMREYDQAIQNFKAYAESPNHTDSLAILAAQRIVACKYALDDEHYEKEIIVEMADTNIFNKGTASFGVMFFGSEDRIMFASAREDGVILDPNKQDSRYLMDLYWTQRDDVDDPWETAKNFGRPLNGAVNDASGTYNGNNVIIYNRWENENPNGVSMYLGRMLDFKFFESYKLDSVINYPGSQNINPYVTEDGKWLYFSSNRPGGKGGFDIWRIKIDATGLPSGTPENLGYPVNTEFDEKTPFYHSIGNILYFSSTGHNSIGGLDIFQSKFNLDDSTFMAPTNMGEPINSSQDDAYLIWDKNMKHGFFSSDREPCEAGHCYDIYTIENAPIRIYIEGYVYDMATNEIIPGASLTFKDVRGTIPDFTLTSDAKGFYHTELIQQSEIFIVAKKKDYFADATNIDTRNITKSTTLKHDFYLEQIPQDEIKIEGIEYDFDSANLRPKSKEVLDKLYEFIKLNDNLTIQINSHTDCRGSDTYNQKLSQRRAQSCVDYLVKEKGIEKERLIAIGYGESRPAYRTDENGRVVLDESGNKIPLTEAYINSIPSKDEQEELHQRNRRTAFEVINQK
- a CDS encoding M1 family peptidase is translated as MRKITISLIAIGFLYSCGTTKKESSNTINPSTQTTVQSDQKEEVRITERPLYQATSTVSTDIKHTKLEVNFNWAESQMNGLATITCSPHFYPSDSLILDAKSMEIKSVKLNDKSLNFRYNKKMLRIGLDKTYSKNDTYSVVIDYISKPEEKEEGGSAAISSDKGLYFINPRNERKGQMPQIWTQGETESNSVWFPTIDKPNQKTSFEIFITVENKYKTLSNGTLLSSQINNDGTRTDHWKQDLPHAPYLCMLAVGEFSIIEDSYTKNDGSKIPVNYYVEPEWAPYAKDIFGETPAMIKFFSDILGVEYQWDKYHQIVVREYVSGAMENTGAVVFGDFAYKTRRELIDENDQSTIAHELFHHWFGDLVTAESWSNLPLNESFANYSQYLWDEHRYGVDEADYNAEIEANGYYASAQQVGYHDMVWFGYDSREEMFDGHSYNKGGRILHMLRTYVGDEAFFASLKDYLETNKFGAAEMDNLRLSFEKITGEDLNWFFNQWFFASYHPELTVTPTVNGNEVTLKVEQKQDLSKAPIYRLPLKVGIYANNQKKTFNIIVDKVNSEFTFPFEGELQNVVFDEDRALLGKIKFEKPREWYIHQYYHAPKFIDRKEAVVNGSKLKSEDSYKMIADALNDKFWDIRSQALSRFLKMSDESVSGLYAKIVDMAQHDENPAVRASAILILTNKFYTTTSNKEQINSVYEHAIQQDSSYSVVAQALGGMTNSPEGIKKALELCKGLEKENSSSMKASIVNIYTSYGDTSDIRFVINTLKNGEITGYNSIGAISGFSHFFAEQDFAFQNKNFDVFEVISKDGGAYSRAVLPYVLIGLQRNTDSQIEYMEGQLSDKSVSQVEKDAIRIHLEEAKKLSTRIQKLINK